TAAATTTCATAGAAAATCATTTTTCAACTGCGAACAGAAAGAGAATTTCTATCAACTGTGATTGAGCAAGCAAATATCAGTTTTTACATATTCATTCCTTCTCTaaagagtgtgtttggttggtgaaatttgggggggggggggggatgaaaGGAACCATGGCTGCACCTAGAAATGAGTTTACATTTAAAACGTTTCTGGGAAGGAAATGGTGTCTGCACTCACACCATTTCATTCACAGAAGTGGCAGAAGTAGATGTTACATAGAATTAGACTGGTGAGTAAATGCAAATGACCTAAATTGCTCCCTTTCAGGATATGGAGGCATTTCAATGTTCAATCAGTTCACATCCCAACCATCTAAAGAGGTCATGGAtttatattgataaaaaaaagttgatTACCACAGCCGAATAGTCCCAACGAGTACCATGTCCATGGATCCTCCATGTCAGAGTTAAGGATACTGGAAGTGCCCCAGAACTAGAGGGGACCAGTTCCGATTTTCTTCGGCGGtatttgtttcttaaaaaaacaaatttctgAATTTCTGTTTTTCCATTTCGTGAATTTTTAGGAGTCTGGGATGTAAACTAGATGCAATTACCAGCCTATTGGTCTACAAGTTAGATTCcaaaaaaatagagtttttgGGTGGTGAACCAATTGAAGTGAAAGTGGGTACAGAAAACCAGGCCTGGCAAGTTTCACCGGTTATCAGCAAGAACCAGCCAATTTTCGGAGGTTTATGGAACCCTGCTCCAATGTGAATTGAGAGATTCTACAATCCAGTTCTTGATAAATTTTACCTAAGTTGATGGATCGTTGATCATTATTCACTAGCGCACAACAAAGCTCTAGCTCTTATTGTATGATTTTGTCCAAATCTAAACGCCCGAGCTCAAGACTCATGGGATCATGACTCATGCAGATTATTTCAATCAAGATTATACACTCTACAGTGCCCATCATGCTAGAAACTCAAAACTTTTCGAAaactgataaaaaaataagaagccTTGCCATATTAACAAATGTATCACTTGCCAAACTCGCACagatattaaaaatatattagcGAGAAACAAACTGTAAAGGAACACACTAAATATAGAAATTGGGAAGAACTGACATGCCGACAAAATAAACTAGTGGTAAAGAATATATGCTAATTACCTGATGAGGATTGCGATCAATTATTGACTGCTCCTTGAACTTCAGCTTACATGAATACTCACGGTTACCTTGTATGCGCATAGTACCATAGTGATCACAATATAGCTTGCCCAATATGAGATTGTAAATTGAAGTGGTCACCTGAACATATTTCCAATCAGATAATATGACATATAAATCATTTATTGCTAGCTATGTGATAGTACCTTGCTCCATTGGAAAACTTCACCATCATCAAACTCCAGTGTTAACACACCAACAGGATCGAGTTGAATGGAACGACCCCAGAATTTGCTCTTTAGGTTGCTATCAGCCCAAAACCTCCAGCCAGTTCCCTCACAATGGCATGCAACAACCATAGGATGATGACTAACCTGGCAAGTGATATTGAAGACTCTTCACCAACcaaaatgcaatgcaaatagATATAATCTTGCAGAAATCCTATAGTAGAGTCAAGTAGCTATGATTTGCGAGTCTAATACAACATATGCTATCTGAGGATCAAATAGGTACTGAGCAGAGAGGTACATGAAGTGTTTATCCAGTATATCACAAATAAAGAAATGGCATAAACATGGGTACTATCACAAGTAAAGAGAGAGCAGTAAACAAGAATCAATGGCAGCTTCCGATATAATGTCAATCCCAATGTTTGACTTGTTGGTTGACATTACAGTTAGCCATTTATGAACAAAGACTTTTGAGGAAGCTTCAGACAACAACATAATCACCAAGAAGCATTGGGCACGTAGCAAGCCAAAATAGTGAAGCACTCACTATAACTTGTAGATGTGGGTAACCCAAATTGTTTTACCattttaagaaataaaaaatataactaaaCTTGACAAATCATACTGGAACTCCTCACTTTTCTGAATTTATCCATTGCTGTATTGTCACTCATTTTGAAAAGCATGGATACTAAGGAAAAAACTCATTAAACACCAAACTTTCCTATTACGTTTTGACTTTATAAGAGAACAATTTTGTTTATGAGAGTTTTATTTACTGGCATATACGAAAAAACATGGTCAATAGAAAAGACATGATTATGCCAACTCAACAAAGTGTGCTTCATTAACAGACCTTTTCAGAGAAAAAACGAAGGCCTTTGTCTGGATAGTCTGCCTCATATGTCTCCCCAAGAAGGGGATTAAAGGGCTTACAGCTTCTCCCATCTGTAGAGGCATACCCAGAAACAGCAAATGCTGCTACGCTAAGAATCCTCATAAGACTATTCCCCTGGGTATTCAACACAAAACAGAGAAGTGAGATGCATCAAACATGATTAGTCCTTACATGAATATGCAAATAAACATCTTTATTCAGTAACTAGCTGTTGTTGGTAATCACAGACAATGCGCAGAGCAAGTAGAATATCTATGTCCAATGGCACCCAAAggtgggagaaaacccaatggtGGGTGGTCGAAAGACTCAGTGTAAATATACTAAGCAACAGTGCAGGAACATTCTTTCAATATGGCAGATGCACCAGACTTGATTTATGAAACAAAAGAGCAAATAGGAATGTTGCTATTTCAAGCACAGTTAAGTAGTTACCGTTATTTTAAAACAAAAATGAGAGGGTATTAGATGAACCATATTGCTAGCCTGCATTTTTTTATTGTGTGAGGCAAGACATGCGCAGCAACTCAAAGTCCGCATGATAGCAAGGAAACTTGATATGTTTTCATGCCTATCATTTTTCAAATAGTTGGTGTGATTAGTTTCCATATTGTTAGGATTTGTAAAAGTTAACTTTCGTTAGTTATGAGACCcactatataaggaggggtATTGTAATCTTTGGCGAGGATGAAACAAAAGAAGAGTATCTAGTCCCCATTTTTCTCTGGCCAGGAACACAACAGAGACTAATGTAGTTAACATTGGATTCTGCCACAAGGCAGGATAGAGTATCATTATGTGAACGGATTAGTTGCAAGTTGGAGACAATATAATGCAAAATCTAACAAATCGAATGTCTATAGCTACTTGCATTCAACATATTACAAAAGATGCACACGTGAAAATGCTAacagggagaggaagaagaaatacCCTTTTCCCCCATTCAGATGCACGATCAATAAGGTAGGAATACTCAAGATCTTCAAAACATTTTTGTAATGACGAGAGTGGCTCATTGAAGTAAACTGGCAGACAAACTTTTGTGAGATCCTTTCCTATGTTGTCCTTGATCATTGACCACAAGCTTACACCCTTCTCTTTCTCGACTGGATCAGGCAGCTTCTTACGCCTTCTCACATATGGATAACTAATTCCAACAGACTTCATGGAAGGATCAATTCCATCCGTTGGATAATCGTCTTCATTATCCGAACCAGCTTCAGATCTTTGGAAATCAGATCCACTGCTTTTAAAAGAGCTCGAGGATAGAAAATCTCTTGTATCAAAATAAATGTTGTCATCATCGTCAGTTTCTTCAGCAGGATCTTGTGGTTCATTATAATCATCAGATTCACTAGCACTTccttctgaaaaagaaaaatgatagCTCAATATGCGAGTTAAAGCAAGCCAAAGATATACTTAATGTAACACCACATTATGCGTAATAAAACTAAACTAAATGCACATTCAAGAAATTCATCCAAATATGGACTGCATTGCTTCCTTTCCCGGCTAGGAGGGATCACAGTCGCCATCAAGCCACATGATTAATTAGGATTTGGTAGCTTCTTCCAAAGTAACAGAACCTAGTCAATGTGTGATCATTGGATGGTTTGCCACAGTGCTCAAATATAGGCTTGTAGTTGGTAGTGGTGTTGCGTGTCGTGGCTGCAGCAAGTTGTGATGGCTGGAGGGGTGGTTGCTAGTTCTGGTGCCTGGCGCTTGGGATGGCGAGTAGAGCACTTCGATGTACAACCTAGAACTCAGACTGGGCAAGTAGGCGAGAAGACGATGTATTGAAGTGGGCATGAACTGCCGATGAAGTCTGATCTGTTTATTTTGTAAGTGAATAAGCATAGTTTATTTTGAGCCTATTTGCATCGAAAAAGGCCCTTTGGGTACAATATCAACACTTGATATATtcaattacaaatttaattgaaaCTATGTTTTACAAGACTTGACCAAGGTGACACAGAATACTATTTCTAATTGCATGACTAATGCAATCGATCAGAGACAATCCTTATTATACTCCTTTAGAAAAAATTCTGTCAAGGACTGACTTCATATAGTCAATCAGGTGGTCAAAGCACCTAGTGAAATTTACAAAAAGCCCAATAAGGTGCATGAATTAGCATACAAGAATAAGGACAAATGGCAATCATACAAGAATGAGGTTGGAATTGTCGCTTACTATCAaaatattctattttagatatgAACATGCCACCACAGTGCATTTAAAAACCTCGGAAGAATGTGTCACTCACGAGAAAATGGGAAACTGGAAAAAGATTGCATGAGTGAATATCTTAAGATAACTTCTGCCATCAATAAGCTCAGTTTTGGCTCTGGCAATAATAGCAACAGAACTTCATAGTTAATATAGCAGCCAAAACATTATAATGGTTTAGAAAAAGGAAAGGGTTATCTGTTCTGGATTGAAATTTCCTAGTATTTTTACAATAATTACACATGGGCGCCAAAAGCTGTGCTCAATCAAACCCAAACCATAGCCAACTAAATTGATTAAAACTCCACGGACTTACAGCTATTCTGATGGTATATGCCACTGGAAAATGATTTAACTGGTAAGATGCAACATTGG
The nucleotide sequence above comes from Phragmites australis chromosome 4, lpPhrAust1.1, whole genome shotgun sequence. Encoded proteins:
- the LOC133915631 gene encoding oxysterol-binding protein-related protein 1C-like isoform X2; translated protein: MRAKDSQKKGSASESDDYNEPQDPAEETDDDDNIYFDTRDFLSSSSFKSSGSDFQRSEAGSDNEDDYPTDGIDPSMKSVGISYPYVRRRKKLPDPVEKEKGVSLWSMIKDNIGKDLTKVCLPVYFNEPLSSLQKCFEDLEYSYLIDRASEWGKRGNSLMRILSVAAFAVSGYASTDGRSCKPFNPLLGETYEADYPDKGLRFFSEKVSHHPMVVACHCEGTGWRFWADSNLKSKFWGRSIQLDPVGVLTLEFDDGEVFQWSKVTTSIYNLILGKLYCDHYGTMRIQGNREYSCKLKFKEQSIIDRNPHQVQGVVQDRSGRTVATLFGKWDESMHYVMGDCFGKGKGSEQFSEAHLLWKRSKPPKFPTRYNFTRFAITLNELTPGLKEKLPPTDSRLRPDQRCLENGEYERANAEKLRLEQRQRQARKMQESGWKPRWFAKDKAADTYRYLGGYWESREKSSWEGCPDIFGHVPTDLMITD